In Ascochyta rabiei chromosome 2, complete sequence, one genomic interval encodes:
- a CDS encoding Feruloyl esterase, whose product MLVSLISASLFLLSTPVLGSSTFEEKCLAFKPEKLVPGATRNVLEYVAAGTTLRFPDNVAACNRGSQAVTANVCRVALSIKTSERSNITFEAWLPEDWSGRFLATGNGGIDGCIKYEDLAYTSANKFAAVGSNNGKNGTDGLPFFNNPETVIDFAWRSLHTSAEAGKSLAKKLYGKSHSKSYYLGCSLGGRQGVKSAEKFPNDFDGIVAGAPAVDFNDLVSWRARFFTITGAIGSSDFIPPTAWKTWIHDEVLKQCDTIDKAQDGIIEDPTLCKFNPSTLLCIGNSTANCLSEPQVQQLKTIFSDFKAPDGRLIFPAMQPGSEVLSVDRLYAGVPFAYSDDWFKYVVYNDPSWNASEFGYDDVRAAERLNPGDIRTYPTDLPRFERRGGKLLTYHGQQDNQISSFNTIRWYNDLKGRRSTAAMDEWIRFFRVSGMNHCNSGPGAWVLGQGGNAAAAGVPFEPTKNVLKAMVDWVEKGVAPSYIEGTKFVNDTVSLGVDFTRRHCKYPLRNTLVGTNFKDTNSWKCA is encoded by the exons ATGCTCGTCTCCCTGATCTCAGCGTCGCTCTTCCTGCTTTCGACCCCTGTCTTAGGATCCTCTACGTTCGAGGAGAAGTGCCTCGCGTTCAAACCCGAGAAACTCGTTCCTGGAGCCACGCGAAATGTTCTCGAGTACGTTGCTGCTGGCACGACGCTACGGTTTCCGGATAATGTCGCAGCTTGCAATCGTGGTAGTCAAGCCGTAACAGCCAATGTTTGCCGCGTCGCCCTATCAATTAAGACATCTGAACGATCGAACATCACATTCGAGGCTTGGCTGCCAGAGGACTGGTCAGGACGTTTTCTCGCTACCGGCAACGGAGGAATCGATGGGT GCATCAAGTACGAGGACTTAGCTTACACCTCGGCAAACAAGTTCGCGGCAGTCGGCTCCAACAACGGCAAGAACGGAACCGATGGTCTGCCTTTCTTCAACAACCCTGAGACTGTGATCGACTTTGCGTGGAGGTC GCTTCACACAAGCGCAGAAGCCGGCAAGTCCCTCGCAAAGAAGCTCTATGGCAAGTCACACTCAAAATCATACTACCTCGGCTGCTCCTTAGGTGGACGTCAAGGTGTGAAGAGTGCCGAGAAATTTCCTAATGACTTTGACGGAATCGTTGCAGGGGCACCAGCTGTAGACTTTAACGACTTGGTCTCATGGCGAGCTCGCTTCTTCACTATTACTGGAGCCATTGGCTCTTCGGACTTCATACCGCCCACAGCATGGAAGACGTGGATTCACGATGAAGTGCTGAAGCAGTGCGACACAATCGACAAGGCGCAGGATGGAATTATCGAAGACCCAACGCTGTGCAAGTTCAACCCTTCGACCCTGCTTTGCATTGGAAATAGCACAGCCAACTGTTTGTCGGAACCGCAAGTCCAGCAGCTCAAGACAATCTTCAGCGACTTCAAGGCCCCAGACGGACGCCTCATATTTCCAGCCATGCAGCCTGGCAGCGAGGTGCTTTCGGTCGACCGACTGTACGCTGGTGTCCCCTTTGCGTACTCTGATGACTGGTTCAAGTATGTGGTCTACAACGACCCCTCTTGGAACGCATCTGAGTTCGGCTACGACGACGTGCGAGCAGCAGAACGCCTCAACCCAGGCGACATCCGCACTTACCCGACCGACCTTCCACGGTTTGAGCGACGAGGTGGAAAGCTACTGACATACCATGGTCAGCAGGATAATCAGATCAGCAGCTTCAACACCATCCGCTGGTACAACGATCTGAAAGGTCGAAGAAGTACCGCAGCCATGGACGAGTGGATCCGCTTCTTCCGCGTTTCAGGCATGAACCACTGCAACTCTGGACCAGGTGCCTGGGTTCTCGGCCAGGGTGGCAACGCAGCTGCGGCCGGCGTGCCCTTCGAACCCACGAAGAATGTCCTCAAAGCCATGGTGGACTGGGTTGAGAAAGGCGTTGCGCCCTCATACATCGAGGGGACCAAATTCGTAAACGACACCGTCTCGCTTGGCGTCGACTTCACACGGCGCCACTGCAAGTACCCGCTGCGTAACACGCTTGTCGGTACAAATTTTAAGGACACGAACAGCTGGAAGTGTGCATAG